One Spinacia oleracea cultivar Varoflay chromosome 4, BTI_SOV_V1, whole genome shotgun sequence DNA segment encodes these proteins:
- the LOC110782782 gene encoding reticulon-like protein B17 — protein sequence MESITPPQFHKSEPTHKTKSASRLALMANSPDFGSDTDNQIPHFSVEYAPSPSPRKTPSKPSINKPKNFLSLHEHLLLSPSPVKKSRTRLSDRLETADEAAEHRRKCKTRTSSNGLPACYSPRNNLRRSRRKIDAEEREIVGVDEGVKPRKRRISSKSKKEKLTSTPSLAPSKSNDGEVNALDHLGQLIWELIMWRDVAKSSLWFGFGCLCILSSCFTKGLSISLFSVISQLGFLFLAASFIANSLHQRENIPRNVEVCLKEDDILRVIRVVLPGLNLVISKTRELFSGEPSMTLKVALFLLVGSEYGHLLTLWRLCALGFFTSFTGPMLYSSYAAQIDKRAEQCKSRVLEAWRACYHKKIVAVSVATAFWNLSSLKTRVFAAFISLVILRYYRQLPETKLEEEATHMIKKVKPQRQPAIEQEMEPEKALVLADGGKSDK from the exons ATGGAATCAATCACACCCCCTCAATTTCACAAATCAGAACCAACCCACAAAACTAAATCAGCTTCAAGACTTGCTTTAATGGCGAATTCCCCAGATTTTGGGAGTGATACAGACAATCAAATCCCTCATTTTTCTGTAGAATATGCGCCTTCACCGTCACCGCGGAAAACCCCATCAAAACCTTCAATTAACAAGCCTAAAAACTTCCTCTCTCTCCATGAACACCTGCTTCTTTCCCCTTCCCCTGTTAAAAAGTCCAGAACCCGGCTTTCAGACCGCCTTGAAACAGCGGATGAAGCTGCTGAACACAGGCGGAAGTGCAAGACTAGAACTAGCTCTAATGGATTGCCTGCTTGTTACTCGCCAAGAAATAATCTCAGGAGATCTAGAAGAAAGATTGACGCTGAGGAAAGAGAAATTGTTGGTGTTGATGAAGGGGTAAAGCCCAGGAAACGAAGAATTAGTTCTAAGTCTAAGAAAGAAAAACTTACTTCAACTCCCTCTCTTGCTCCTTCAA AAAGTAATGATGGAGAAGTAAACGCATTGGATCATCTTGGTCAGCTGATTTGGGAATTGATTATGTGGAGAGATGTTGCTAAATCAAGCCTTTGGTTTGGTTTTGGGTGTCTTTGTATCTTATCTTCCTGCTTTACAAAGGGATTAAGCATTAG CCTTTTCTCAGTGATTTCCCAGTTGGGGTTCCTGTTTTTGGCAGCATCATTCATAGCAAATTCATTGCATCAAAG AGAAAATATACCAAGAAATGTGGAAGTTTGCTTGAAAGAGGATGACATATTGAGAGTAATTAGAGTGGTGCTGCCAGGTTTAAACCTTGTAATATCAAAAACAAGAGAGCTTTTCTCTGGAGAGCCATCCATGACCCTCAAA GTAGCTTTGTTTCTCTTGGTTGGTTCTGAGTATGGTCACCTTTTAACATTGTGGAGACTTTGTGCACTTG GATTTTTTACCAGCTTTACTGGCCCTATGCTGTATTCCTCTTATGCTGCTCAAATAGATAAAAGAG CTGAGCAATGCAAATCAAGGGTGTTGGAAGCTTGGCGAGCATGTTACCACAAGAAGATTGTAGCTGTATCAGTAGCTACTGCCTTCTGGAATTTGTCCAGTCTTAAAACCCGAGTTTTTGCAG CTTTCATCTCCTTAGTGATACTGCGATATTATCGGCAACTACCAGAAACCaaattggaagaagaagctaCACATATGATAAAGAAAGTGAAGCCACAAAGACAACCTGCAATCGAACAAGAAATGGAGCCTGAAAAGGCACTGGTTTTGGCAGATGGGGGGAAATCTGACAAATGA
- the LOC110782785 gene encoding tyrosine aminotransferase, which yields MENNGSKLWRLNKEEKKEEVKSGKALTIRIALSLLFGNIDSNDERQVVPMGHGDPSPFNCFRTSVAAEDAVVDTLRSATFNGYAPFYGQPPAREAIAEYISKDVPYKVSRDDVYLTLGCKHGIQIALTGLSTPGCNILLPRPTFAMYDAVAAYTGLEVRKYHLIPENGWEIDINSVEALTDNNTVAIVVINPGNPSGSVYTRQHLQKVAETARKLGLLVISDEVYEHITFGNNPFVRMGEFASIVPVLTLGSFSKRWLVPGWRLGWLVTTDPTGFLQKSQFMERVKEFISISPEPPTFIQAAVPEIIEKTEEEFFSKCINVLGQDADIIFEKLKEIPCITCPNKPEGSMFIMVKLNVSMLNDIQDDADFCLKLAKQEKVIILPGSTVGMENWIRITFALEPSILEEGLERMKAFCQRNAKAL from the exons ATGGAAAACAATGGAAGCAAGTTGTGGAGATTGAACAAGgaagagaaaaaagaagaagTGAAATCAGGGAAAGCATTAACAATAAGAATAGCTTTAAGTTTGTTATTTGGAAACATTGATTCAAATGATGAGCGTCAAGTAGTTCCAATGGGTCACGGTGATCCTTCGCCTTTCAATTGCTTTCGTACTTCCGTTGCGGCGGAGGATGCTGTTGTTGATACTCTCCGCTCCGCCACCTTTAATGGCTACGCCCCCTTCTACGGCCAACCCCCCGCCAGAGA GGCAATAGCAGAATATATATCGAAAGATGTTCCTTACAAAGTATCAAGAGATGATGTATACTTAACTCTTGGTTGCAAACATGGAATTCAAATAGCATTAACTGGTCTTTCAACTCCTGGTTGCAACATTCTACTGCCAAGGCCAACTTTTGCGATGTATGATGCAGTTGCTGCATATACAGGTCTTGAAGTCCGAAAGTATCATCTTATTCCAGAAAATGGATGGGAAATTGATATAAACTCAGTTGAAGCTCTAACAGATAACAATACTGTTGCTATTGTTGTAATAAACCCTGGTAATCCTAGCGGAAGTGTCTACACTCGCCAACATTTACAGAAG GTTGCAGAAACTGCAAGAAAGCTTGGGTTACTTGTGATTTCTGACGAGGTGTATGAACACATTACTTTCGGTAACAATCCATTTGTTCGGATGGGAGAATTTGCGTCCATTGTTCCTGTTCTTACACTTGGGTCCTTCTCTAAGAGGTGGCTTGTTCCTGGCTGGCGACTTGGTTGGCTTGTCACCACTGATCCTACTGGCTTCTTACAAAAATCTCAG TTTATGGAGCGCGTTAAAGAATTTATCAGCATAAGTCCTGAACCCCCAACATTCATTCAG GCGGCAGTTCCTGAAATCATTGAGAAGACAGAAGAAGAGTTCTTTTCAAAATGCATCAATGTGCTTGGACAAGATGCAGATATTATCTTTGAAAAACTTAAGGAGATTCCTTGCATTACATGTCCAAATAAACCAGAAGGTTCCATGTTTATAATG GTCAAGTTAAATGTGTCTATGTTGAATGACATACAAGATGatgctgatttttgcttaaagctCGCTAAACAAGAGAAAGTCATCATTCTACCTG GTTCTACTGTTGGAATGGAAAACTGGATTCGTATAACATTTGCACTTGAGCCATCAATTCTTGAAGAAGGTCTTGAAAGGATGAAAGCCTTTTGTCAAAGGAATGCAAAGGCACTTTGA
- the LOC110782781 gene encoding pentatricopeptide repeat-containing protein At2g42920, chloroplastic → MIAKMSQLCMLSPSQTNISNLISNDNHLTLLENQCTTIHDLNKIHGHLIKTGLANHPIAISRVLAFSATSLASDINYAYSIFTRIHDPNLFMWNTIIRGFSQSSVPQNAILLFIDMLEYATVEPQRLTYPSVFKAYAQLGLPQYGAQLHGRIIKSGLVFDPFIRNTMIHMYANSGCLSEAYKVFDFDVDVNVDVVAWNSLIMGLAKSREIDEARRLFDEMGLRRNAISWNSMISGYVRNDKFKEALLLFKRMQEDGIKASEFTMVSLLNACANLGSLKQGEWIHQFINKNRFELNVVMVTAIVDMYCKCGAIDKARSVFQKATIKGLSSWNSLILGLANNGCEEEAIRLFSELMSLNIEPNDVTFLGVLTACNYKGNVNQAREYFLLMSEKYKVKPLIKHYNCMVNVLGEAGLLNEAEQMIKGMPIEPDTIIWGSLLSCCRKHGNIEMAIRAGKHIQEIDCNESSAYILMSNVYAASGQFDKAIKQRVEMKEKRVQKEKGSSSIEINGQVQEFVSGSRMLHPQVQHLMFLVHSHYDEGNLMEEIYE, encoded by the coding sequence ATGATTGCAAAAATGAGCCAGCTTTGCATGCTTAGTCCATCACAAACCAACATTTCTAACTTGATTTCAAATGATAATCACCTCACATTACTTGAAAATCAGTGCACAACCATACATGACCTTAACAAAATTCATGGCCACCTCATAAAAACAGGCTTAGCTAACCACCCAATAGCCATTAGTCGTGTATTAGCTTTCTCTGCTACTTCCCTTGCATCTGACATTAACTATGCTTATTCAATCTTCACTCGTATCCATGACCCTAACCTCTTTATGTGGAATACCATCATTCGAGGTTTCTCTCAAAGCTCGGTACCTCAGAACGCCATTTTACTCTTCATAGACATGTTAGAATATGCAACAGTTGAACCTCAAAGGCTCACTTACCCTTCTGTTTTTAAAGCTTATGCTCAACTAGGACTTCCACAATATGGAGCTCAGCTTCATGGGAGGATTATAAAATCAGGGCTTGTGTTTGATCCTTTTATAAGGAATACTATGATTCATATGTATGCTAACTCTGGATGTTTGAGTGAAGCCTATAAGGTCTTTGATTTTGATGTCGATGTCAATGTCGATGTGGTGGCATGGAACTCATTAATCATGGGTCTTGCAAAGAGTAGGGAAATTGATGAAGCAAGGAGATTATTTGATGAGATGGGTTTAAGGAGAAATGCCATTTCATGGAATAGTATGATTAGTGGGTATGTTAGGAATGATAAATTTAAGGAAGCTTTGTTGCTTTTCAAGAGAATGCAGGAAGATGGGATTAAGGCGAGTGAGTTCACAATGGTGAGCTTACTGAATGCTTGTGCAAATCTGGGATCTCTTAAACAAGGAGAATGGATACACCAATTTATAAATAAGAATAGGTTTGAGTTGAATGTTGTTATGGTTACTGCAATTGTGGACATGTATTGCAAGTGTGGTGCCATTGACAAGGCTCGAAGTGTGTTTCAGAAGGCTACCATTAAGGGTTTATCAAGTTGGAATTCCTTGATTTTAGGACTAGCAAATAATGGTTGTGAAGAGGAAGCAATCCGATTATTCTCAGAGCTTATGTCATTGAATATAGAACCAAATGATGTCACTTTCCTTGGAGTTCTGACAGCCTGTAATTACAAGGGCAATGTcaatcaagcaagagaatatTTCCTGTTAATGTCTGAAAAATACAAAGTTAAACCATTAATTAAACACTATAATTGTATGGTTAATGTGTTGGGTGAAGCAGGGTTGCTTAATGAGGCAGAACAGATGATAAAAGGGATGCCAATTGAACCGGATACTATTATATGGGGATCATTGTTATCTTGTTGTAGGAAGCATGGAAATATTGAGATGGCAATACGGGCTGGAAAACATATTCAGGAAATTGACTGTAATGAAAGTTCAGCATACATACTTATGTCTAATGTCTATGCAGCCTCAGGTCAGTTTGACAAGGCCATCAAACAACGAGTTGAGATGAAAGAGAAACGAGttcaaaaagagaaaggaagcaGTTCCATTGAAATCAATGGACAAGTTCAAGAGTTTGTGTCTGGTAGTAGAATGTTGCATCCTCAAGTTCAACACCTCATGTTTCTTGTACATTCTCACTATGATGAGGGAAATTTAATGGAAGAAATATATGAATAA
- the LOC110782784 gene encoding uncharacterized protein At4g28440 has product MATTPATAPPTTATAAKRKPVFVKVDQLKPGTTGHTLTVKVVSCKTVLNKGRSAPSASLNPRPTRIAECVVGDETGVIIFTARNEQIDLMAADATVILRNAKIDMFKGSMRLAVDKWGRVEVTEPASFQVKEDNNLSLVEYELVNVVEE; this is encoded by the exons ATGGCGACAACTCCAGCAACCGCACCCCCTACAACTGCCACGGCGGCCAAGAGAAAGCCGGTGTTTGTAAAGGTTGACCAGCTAAAACCTGGTACTACAGGCCATACATTGACTGTCAAGGTTGTCAGCTGCAAAACAGTTCTAAACAAAGGAAGATCGGCTCCTTCAGCTTCTCTTAACCCTCGCCCTACTCGCATCGCTGAGTGTGTTGTCGGTGATGAGACCGGCGTTATCATCTTTACGGCCCGCAATGAACAAA TCGACCTCATGGCGGCTGATGCTACAGTGATTCTGCGCAATGCAAAGATCGACATGTTCAAAGGTTCAATGAGGCTTGCTGTCGACAAGTGGGGTCGTGTTGAAGTCACTGAACCTGCAAGCTTTCAGGTTAAGGAGGACAACAATCTCTCCCTCGTGGAATATGAGTTGGTGAATGTTGTCGAAGAATGA